A part of Helicobacter himalayensis genomic DNA contains:
- a CDS encoding DUF493 domain-containing protein, whose product MQKPPHNDVEASIEGLEGAQILYPTKWEYAVIGKSEALIKEAIFEVLDIPYEITKKRLSGKGNFLSVHIALEVDSKEQRDSIFNALKNHKDIAMVL is encoded by the coding sequence ATGCAAAAACCACCGCATAATGATGTAGAAGCAAGCATAGAGGGTTTGGAAGGTGCGCAGATTCTCTACCCGACAAAATGGGAATACGCCGTGATTGGCAAAAGTGAGGCGCTTATCAAGGAGGCGATTTTTGAAGTTTTGGATATTCCTTATGAAATCACCAAAAAACGCCTTTCAGGCAAAGGCAATTTCTTAAGTGTGCATATCGCTCTGGAGGTGGATTCTAAAGAGCAGCGCGATAGCATTTTTAACGCACTCAAAAATCACAAAGACATCGCAATGGTGCTTTAA
- a CDS encoding MqnA/MqnD/SBP family protein, whose amino-acid sequence MRFGKIAYLNLLPFDVFIKAYPLPSFMKRYITLKKSYPSKLNEDFLFGRIDAGFISSIAGMRAHLKNHATKSGIISKGAVWSVLALQGSGLDYQSATSNALLQVLNLQGKVLIGDRALLVKFGDSKCARNALDLGAVWWEKEGVPFVFGRLCFHRFGARLQHLSTEFNRTFDTKYKKIPYFILQDASKKSGIKADFIKQYLQRIFYKISPKERVGLERFYRAVRLKQIKQPQRFYNKKGV is encoded by the coding sequence ATGCGCTTTGGCAAAATCGCGTATCTCAATCTCCTGCCTTTTGATGTGTTTATCAAGGCATATCCACTACCTAGCTTTATGAAGCGGTATATCACACTTAAAAAATCCTATCCGAGCAAGCTAAATGAGGACTTTTTATTTGGGCGCATTGATGCGGGTTTTATCTCTTCAATTGCTGGTATGCGTGCGCATTTGAAAAACCACGCGACAAAAAGCGGCATTATCTCAAAAGGCGCGGTGTGGAGTGTGCTAGCACTGCAAGGAAGCGGGCTTGATTATCAGTCAGCCACTTCAAACGCGCTTTTGCAGGTGCTAAACTTGCAAGGAAAGGTGCTTATTGGCGATAGGGCGCTGCTTGTGAAGTTTGGAGATTCCAAATGTGCGCGCAATGCACTTGATTTGGGCGCGGTGTGGTGGGAGAAAGAGGGCGTGCCATTTGTGTTTGGACGGCTTTGCTTTCATAGATTTGGCGCGCGTTTGCAGCATTTAAGCACGGAGTTTAACCGCACTTTTGATACAAAATACAAGAAAATCCCTTATTTTATTCTGCAAGATGCGAGCAAAAAAAGCGGGATTAAGGCGGATTTTATCAAGCAGTATTTGCAGAGAATCTTTTATAAAATCAGCCCAAAAGAGCGCGTGGGATTGGAGCGATTTTATCGTGCTGTGCGCTTAAAGCAAATCAAGCAACCCCAAAGATTCTATAACAAAAAAGGCGTATAA
- the cutA gene encoding divalent-cation tolerance protein CutA — protein sequence MLCCTTLDNKKQARKIIKKLLGKNLIACAQIQKISSLYRWEGRLCDDKEFLLTLKTHPKKRKKLCKILTKLHPYKVPEIACVRVDSWGETYEKWLLKQCRL from the coding sequence ATGCTTTGCTGCACGACTTTAGATAATAAAAAACAAGCGCGAAAAATCATAAAAAAGCTTTTGGGAAAAAATCTCATTGCCTGTGCGCAGATTCAAAAGATTTCTAGCCTTTATCGCTGGGAGGGGAGGCTTTGTGATGATAAGGAGTTTTTACTCACGCTCAAAACCCACCCAAAAAAGCGCAAAAAGCTTTGCAAGATCTTAACCAAACTGCACCCCTACAAAGTCCCAGAAATTGCGTGTGTGCGAGTGGATTCTTGGGGGGAGACGTATGAAAAATGGCTTTTAAAACAATGCAGGCTCTAA
- a CDS encoding tRNA threonylcarbamoyladenosine dehydratase → MENEIIDRFTRSRLLFGEFFEQIQKTSVLILGVGGVGSFALDCLYRSGIGKLSIVDDDSFEVTNQNRQIGSQFVNEPKVKALARLYPGIEAFEESVSAEFLQRHNILQYDYVIDAIDDIPMKVEVAKIATQKPYGMYIASTGSAKKIDPLKIEVGSIWKSRGDKFARKFRDNLKKARVKAKFKVVFSQEIPKCKGLGSFSAVTGGFGLVIASQVIDDIITRSKK, encoded by the coding sequence TTGGAAAATGAAATAATCGATCGCTTTACGCGTTCAAGGCTTCTTTTTGGGGAATTTTTTGAGCAGATTCAAAAAACGAGCGTGTTGATACTTGGCGTTGGAGGCGTGGGGAGTTTTGCGCTGGATTGTTTGTATCGTAGCGGGATTGGGAAGCTTAGCATTGTTGATGATGATAGTTTTGAGGTGACAAATCAAAACCGCCAAATTGGCTCGCAGTTTGTAAATGAACCAAAAGTAAAGGCTTTAGCGCGCTTGTATCCGGGCATTGAGGCATTTGAAGAATCTGTAAGCGCGGAGTTTTTACAAAGACATAATATTTTGCAATATGATTATGTTATCGATGCGATTGATGATATTCCTATGAAAGTGGAAGTGGCAAAAATAGCTACTCAAAAGCCCTATGGTATGTATATTGCTTCCACAGGGAGTGCAAAAAAGATTGATCCACTGAAAATTGAGGTTGGATCGATTTGGAAAAGCAGGGGCGATAAATTTGCGCGAAAATTCCGCGATAATCTCAAAAAAGCACGAGTAAAGGCGAAATTTAAGGTTGTCTTTAGTCAAGAGATTCCAAAATGCAAGGGTTTGGGAAGTTTTAGCGCGGTTACGGGCGGATTTGGGCTAGTGATTGCGAGTCAAGTTATTGATGATATTATCACAAGGAGTAAAAAATGA
- a CDS encoding carbon-nitrogen hydrolase: MLKVALIQQRYLDSKSATIAYTKGEILNAARNGAKLVCLQELHTREYFCQSENPQFFDYALEFEEDIATFGKIAKEAGVVLVSSLFEKRANGLYHNTAIVFENDGSVAGKYRKMHIPDDPQFYEKFYFTPGDLGFEPIATSIGKLGVLICWDQWYPEAARIMALKGAEILIYPTAIGWFDEDSAEEKARQLDSWVAVQRGHSVANGLPLLCINRVGFEEDASGVAKGIRFWGNSFAFGAQGELLAQASREEAQTLFVDIDFSCSEEVRRMWPFLRDRRIESYKALLKRFCD, encoded by the coding sequence ATGCTTAAAGTAGCTTTAATCCAGCAACGTTATTTAGACTCAAAATCCGCGACTATTGCTTACACAAAGGGCGAGATTCTAAACGCTGCTAGAAATGGCGCAAAGCTTGTGTGTTTGCAGGAGTTGCACACGAGGGAATATTTTTGCCAAAGTGAGAATCCGCAGTTTTTTGACTACGCGCTTGAGTTTGAAGAGGACATTGCTACTTTTGGGAAAATCGCCAAAGAAGCAGGCGTGGTGCTTGTAAGCTCATTATTTGAAAAGCGCGCAAACGGACTGTATCATAATACCGCAATTGTGTTTGAAAATGATGGATCGGTGGCTGGGAAATACCGCAAGATGCACATTCCAGACGACCCGCAATTCTATGAAAAGTTTTATTTCACGCCCGGGGATTTGGGTTTTGAGCCAATTGCGACAAGCATTGGGAAGCTTGGTGTGCTTATTTGTTGGGACCAGTGGTATCCGGAGGCTGCACGCATTATGGCTTTAAAGGGCGCAGAGATTCTCATTTATCCAACCGCTATTGGGTGGTTTGATGAAGATAGCGCCGAAGAGAAGGCGCGTCAGTTAGATTCTTGGGTGGCTGTGCAGCGTGGGCATAGTGTGGCAAATGGTTTGCCGTTGCTTTGCATTAATCGCGTGGGGTTTGAAGAGGACGCTTCAGGCGTGGCAAAGGGTATTCGATTTTGGGGGAATAGCTTTGCCTTTGGCGCGCAGGGGGAGCTTTTAGCACAAGCTAGCAGAGAGGAAGCGCAAACGCTATTTGTGGATATTGATTTTTCATGCAGTGAGGAAGTGCGCCGTATGTGGCCCTTTTTGCGCGATAGGCGGATAGAATCTTACAAGGCACTTTTGAAACGTTTTTGTGATTAG
- a CDS encoding class I SAM-dependent methyltransferase — MQQSKEVWELKAKTFRRFKKNEEDTLEILNFFRQNGADFRGKEIIDIGCGNGRFSLELAQEAKHILALDISDTMLENVANDARAFGLGNVSAFCGDWEGFKVEKKFDIAFASMTPALNNKAGFLKALEICVEGLAYVGWGRKREAEFIDTLLKEHSMRLELPVGLPNMLEWLKELGYKEPKFAYQCADFTYESDVAQAINDMIFNVKVHGGEPNHALIADYVNARAKDGKIRYTHTREVGYTFIKKP; from the coding sequence ATGCAACAGAGCAAAGAGGTGTGGGAGCTAAAGGCAAAAACTTTTCGCCGTTTTAAGAAAAACGAAGAAGATACGCTTGAAATTCTAAATTTTTTTAGACAAAATGGCGCGGATTTTAGAGGCAAAGAAATCATTGATATTGGTTGCGGGAATGGGCGCTTTAGCCTTGAACTCGCACAAGAGGCAAAGCATATTCTTGCGCTCGATATTTCAGATACGATGTTGGAGAATGTCGCAAATGATGCGCGCGCATTTGGGCTTGGTAATGTCAGCGCATTTTGCGGTGATTGGGAAGGCTTTAAGGTTGAAAAAAAGTTTGATATTGCATTTGCTTCAATGACGCCAGCACTCAATAATAAGGCTGGATTCTTAAAAGCTCTTGAAATTTGCGTGGAGGGTTTGGCGTATGTGGGCTGGGGGCGCAAGAGGGAAGCGGAGTTTATTGACACGCTTTTAAAAGAGCATAGTATGCGTTTGGAACTACCCGTGGGCTTGCCAAATATGCTTGAGTGGCTCAAAGAGCTTGGTTACAAAGAGCCAAAATTTGCCTATCAATGCGCGGATTTTACTTATGAAAGCGATGTGGCGCAAGCGATAAATGATATGATATTCAATGTCAAGGTGCATGGGGGCGAGCCAAATCACGCGCTTATTGCAGATTATGTCAATGCACGCGCAAAAGATGGCAAAATCCGCTACACGCACACGCGCGAGGTGGGTTATACCTTTATCAAAAAGCCTTAA
- a CDS encoding menaquinone biosynthesis decarboxylase translates to MQKFLDFLQSQGELKIIDTPLDIYLEIPHLAYLEVKKKDSKALLFTKPIDKKNNKTFDMPVLMNLFGSHTRLNLIAQKQSEQIARSIQSLLDFAPKKGLLQKLSQIKEFFALRKVFPKHFSGKAPCQEICKDAREEKLSLYDLPILTTWECDAAPFITMGQVYTQSLDGKQKNLGMYRLQVFDETHLGLHWQVHKDSNHFFHQYKKAGKKMPVTIALGGDPLYIWCAQAPLPLGIYELLLYGFIREQNARLVQCLTNELKVPYDVDIVIEGFVDTNLMRMEGPFGDHTGFYTPTEPYPVLEVSAITMKKNAIFPASVVGKPPLEDKYMGYLTERVFLPLLQRTTHGLLDYHMPENGVFHNLIFAKIAPEYPAHALQLMHAFWGVGQMSFVKHVIFVGNDAPALDDYENLANYILNRFSVENMLISQGICDALDHASPSFGVGGKLGVNVAQGSTPCTKNLLLRADSELKEILSAEFGFVKELKQYCTNSANPLCMLGCQKGETSLQQAIRAKDLSRVKDSLRIVLLLDFAKNDLQNPYMLTWRIVNNIDAKRDIWVQEGIVFVDASDKGEMDNHHREWPKETDCTPEVIDFLRQKGLLENIDDEFLKFYQICGSRA, encoded by the coding sequence ATGCAGAAATTTTTAGATTTTTTGCAATCGCAAGGCGAGTTAAAAATCATCGATACGCCCCTTGATATTTACCTTGAAATTCCGCATTTAGCGTATTTGGAAGTTAAAAAGAAAGATTCTAAAGCGCTACTTTTTACAAAACCCATTGATAAAAAAAACAACAAAACTTTTGATATGCCGGTTTTAATGAATCTCTTTGGCTCGCACACCCGCCTTAATCTTATCGCCCAAAAGCAAAGCGAGCAAATCGCGCGCTCTATTCAATCCTTGCTAGATTTTGCGCCAAAAAAGGGCTTATTGCAAAAACTTTCACAAATAAAAGAGTTTTTTGCCTTGCGCAAGGTTTTTCCAAAGCATTTTAGCGGGAAAGCCCCTTGCCAAGAAATATGCAAGGACGCGCGAGAAGAAAAGCTAAGCCTCTACGACTTGCCAATTCTCACAACTTGGGAATGCGACGCTGCGCCTTTTATCACAATGGGGCAGGTTTATACCCAAAGCCTTGATGGGAAGCAAAAAAATCTCGGAATGTATCGCTTACAGGTATTTGATGAAACACATTTGGGTTTGCATTGGCAGGTGCATAAGGATTCTAATCACTTTTTTCATCAATATAAGAAAGCGGGCAAAAAAATGCCCGTTACAATCGCGCTAGGCGGTGACCCGCTGTATATTTGGTGTGCGCAGGCGCCACTTCCGCTAGGGATTTATGAACTTTTGCTTTATGGCTTCATACGCGAGCAAAACGCGCGCTTAGTGCAATGTCTGACAAATGAACTCAAAGTGCCTTATGATGTAGATATTGTGATTGAAGGCTTTGTGGATACGAACCTTATGCGTATGGAAGGACCTTTTGGCGACCATACGGGTTTTTATACGCCAACAGAGCCTTATCCTGTGCTTGAGGTAAGTGCTATAACGATGAAAAAAAATGCCATTTTCCCCGCAAGTGTCGTAGGCAAACCACCGCTGGAAGACAAATATATGGGCTATTTGACTGAGCGCGTGTTTTTGCCACTTTTACAACGCACGACGCACGGACTGCTTGATTATCATATGCCAGAAAATGGCGTGTTTCACAATCTCATCTTTGCCAAAATCGCACCAGAATACCCAGCGCACGCCCTGCAACTTATGCACGCATTTTGGGGCGTGGGGCAGATGAGCTTTGTCAAACACGTCATTTTTGTGGGGAATGACGCGCCTGCGCTAGATGATTACGAGAATCTTGCAAACTATATTTTAAATCGCTTTAGCGTGGAAAATATGCTAATAAGTCAGGGAATCTGCGATGCACTTGATCACGCAAGCCCGAGCTTTGGCGTTGGTGGGAAGCTGGGTGTAAATGTTGCGCAAGGAAGCACGCCTTGCACAAAAAACCTTTTATTGCGCGCAGATTCTGAACTAAAAGAGATTTTAAGTGCGGAGTTTGGCTTTGTTAAAGAGCTCAAGCAATATTGCACTAATAGTGCTAATCCGCTTTGTATGCTTGGCTGTCAAAAGGGTGAAACAAGCCTGCAGCAAGCAATCCGCGCGAAAGATTTAAGCAGGGTAAAGGATTCCTTGCGGATTGTATTACTGCTAGATTTCGCAAAAAATGACCTGCAAAATCCTTATATGCTGACTTGGCGCATTGTCAATAATATCGATGCAAAGCGTGATATTTGGGTACAGGAGGGCATTGTCTTTGTCGATGCGAGCGATAAGGGAGAGATGGATAACCACCACCGCGAGTGGCCCAAAGAGACCGATTGCACGCCTGAAGTGATAGATTTTTTGCGTCAAAAAGGCTTGCTTGAAAATATCGATGATGAATTTTTGAAGTTTTATCAAATTTGTGGAAGTAGGGCTTAA
- a CDS encoding bifunctional chorismate mutase/prephenate dehydratase, whose translation MADSNFLDSKRAQIDRIDENILQLLEERMGLVREIGKYKQQTKSAIYRPEREKAIIERLSSLQTEKSYLKKSAIAAIYEEIFALSRNLELPEKVGFLGPIGSYTHQAAEERFGAMSEYIALSNISSVFKALEQGSVKYGVVPIENNTNGIVGATIDHLNNSELKIIAEIILPIHHSFATNCEHITQIRRIYSKDIAFGQCDWFLKAHSLDDLELVPVDSTAKAAQLAMSEKNSAAICSKIAAKLNNLPIMFENIEDSATNKTRFVIISDFTNAPSGADKTSVFATLSDYKEGGALFSLLKDFKEFGINLTKIDSRPIKARQDFSFGFFIDFKGHYEDSNIKALFAKRGKDLKWLGSYVAGFDFEG comes from the coding sequence ATGGCAGATTCTAACTTTTTAGATTCCAAGCGTGCGCAAATTGATAGAATCGATGAAAATATTTTGCAATTGCTAGAAGAGCGTATGGGGCTTGTGCGCGAGATTGGCAAGTACAAGCAACAAACAAAAAGCGCGATTTATCGCCCAGAACGTGAAAAAGCGATAATCGAGCGTCTAAGTAGCTTGCAAACTGAAAAAAGCTACCTTAAAAAAAGCGCGATCGCAGCTATTTATGAGGAGATTTTCGCCCTTTCACGCAACCTTGAGCTGCCTGAAAAAGTGGGCTTCTTAGGACCTATTGGTAGTTACACACATCAGGCTGCGGAGGAGCGATTTGGCGCGATGAGTGAGTATATCGCGCTTAGTAATATCTCATCAGTTTTCAAAGCCCTAGAGCAGGGCAGTGTGAAATATGGCGTGGTGCCGATTGAAAACAACACAAATGGCATCGTTGGCGCGACAATTGACCATCTCAACAATAGCGAGCTAAAAATTATCGCAGAAATTATCCTGCCAATCCACCACAGCTTCGCAACAAACTGCGAGCATATCACCCAAATCCGCAGAATCTACTCAAAAGACATTGCTTTTGGTCAGTGCGATTGGTTTTTGAAAGCGCATAGCTTAGATGATTTAGAGCTTGTGCCTGTGGATTCTACTGCAAAAGCCGCGCAACTTGCTATGAGTGAAAAAAACAGCGCGGCAATTTGCTCAAAAATCGCCGCAAAGCTAAATAATCTGCCAATAATGTTTGAAAATATCGAAGATTCTGCAACCAACAAAACGCGCTTTGTGATTATTAGTGATTTTACAAACGCACCAAGTGGGGCGGATAAAACCTCAGTGTTTGCGACTTTAAGCGACTATAAAGAAGGTGGTGCGTTGTTTTCGCTTTTAAAAGATTTCAAGGAATTTGGAATCAATCTCACCAAAATCGACTCCCGCCCAATCAAGGCAAGGCAGGATTTTTCCTTTGGGTTTTTTATCGATTTTAAGGGGCATTATGAGGATTCTAATATCAAAGCACTTTTTGCCAAAAGAGGCAAAGACTTAAAATGGCTAGGAAGCTATGTCGCAGGTTTTGATTTTGAAGGATAA
- a CDS encoding DUF2156 domain-containing protein, translating to MDFCKIELKDKEIFDKYLTQDNLALSDINFTNCYMWRYAREISFAEVAGNLIIKTQYPNQAPYIFYPIGDGDKRASLDSVLQEFKAQNLNLQIRALNKEQASELGQFYPHAKPVANRDKFDYIYNVSELIALSGRKYHKKKNHLNYFLQEYAHFAYEAIDSSNITQLLAVNNAWFEANPNKSEGLKFENLGINDALNSFEALGLKGGLIRVDSQIIAFSFGEVIPCTLSYEGVSGDMAVMHIEKADSQFRGIFQAINQQVLEHCFAQCAWVNREEDLGIEGLRKAKLSYQPTLLLEKFEVVL from the coding sequence ATGGATTTTTGTAAAATTGAACTTAAAGATAAGGAAATCTTTGATAAATACCTAACACAGGATAATCTCGCGCTTTCAGACATAAATTTTACCAATTGCTATATGTGGCGGTATGCGCGTGAGATTAGCTTTGCGGAGGTGGCGGGAAATCTCATCATTAAAACGCAATATCCCAATCAAGCGCCCTACATCTTTTATCCCATAGGTGATGGCGACAAAAGGGCGAGTTTGGATTCTGTGTTGCAGGAATTTAAGGCACAAAATTTGAACCTACAAATCCGCGCACTAAATAAAGAGCAAGCAAGTGAGCTAGGGCAATTCTACCCACACGCAAAGCCTGTGGCTAATCGCGATAAGTTTGATTATATCTACAATGTAAGCGAGCTTATTGCGCTTAGTGGTCGCAAATACCATAAGAAAAAAAATCACCTTAACTATTTTTTGCAAGAATACGCGCACTTTGCCTACGAAGCGATAGATTCAAGCAATATTACGCAGCTGCTAGCTGTCAATAACGCGTGGTTTGAGGCAAATCCAAACAAAAGCGAGGGGCTAAAATTTGAAAATCTCGGCATTAATGACGCGCTAAATTCCTTTGAAGCGCTTGGTCTAAAAGGCGGGCTTATCCGCGTAGATTCTCAAATCATAGCTTTTAGCTTTGGTGAGGTAATCCCCTGCACACTTTCATATGAGGGTGTGAGTGGTGATATGGCGGTGATGCATATCGAAAAGGCAGATTCTCAATTTAGAGGGATTTTTCAGGCGATAAATCAGCAGGTTTTAGAGCATTGTTTCGCGCAATGTGCGTGGGTGAATAGAGAAGAAGATTTGGGGATTGAGGGTTTAAGAAAGGCAAAGTTAAGCTATCAACCAACATTGTTGCTTGAAAAATTTGAGGTTGTTTTGTAG
- a CDS encoding RecB-like helicase: protein MIQRRGASIMQQFLALKASAGSGKTFALSLRYIYLLCAGAKPWEILTLTFTKKAANEMKRRITNNLKDLLNACKNGRLQDNDIFKELQKEGISAEFLEQNLGAIYEEFLQANVRITTIDAFFYNILQKFCWYVGVGNGFAIGNYSNSEIDALFLESLSETQRQEILSFLLEQDLRLSTFLHLLSQSNDVPKHETSGDFRAIAKEIEEIFKFLQKEILKFPELSSPAMARMTEKFNISQIMSQKWVYQFEDYHYLKKFKTQLAPLIPHNRRLQELLSQYALLKEARIFSFLAKYIGAYKRAKNRFLRVNNTLCFDDVSEKTFELLRQNIDWEFFYFRLDDKITHILLDEFQDTSILQYEILRPLIDEILSGNGRINERSVFVVGDKKQSIYGFRGGFSGVFDSASKNLKVEKLHFNYRSSARVVEFVNSVFAPLYEDYIPQKIPSGTNAGGGYVSVREVAYDDAYERIYECLCELLDSGIAQDDIAILVAKNDEAQNLSDTIRAHNPQIAVLTESSSEFFARFPCNALLEILRFTQNKNELNLLNAKKLLGLNINDALELPKFESQAHFGRYVFEIIESLRLGGVMSAKFLECACEFESLEEFLENYQSYAISTPKQSLRGVKIMTIHKSKGLEFEHLIVCDRIGRKSSDKGKFLYEYEDIALKNIYYKQAGRENFEASYKRAQQKAKDLESTEELNRLYVALTRAKQSLIILKKRKKEKSAATSRFDMLNLAPLESGALATNTMQKTQEIQPTLQCVRLPKLGVQSEFVQDKSAQVATMQDFSLQAITYGKALHSCFEYFLSARGFVDLPLNSVTESTSLNNQTTPSMCAQAEPKRNLLPRGDTIDNEIHHIIKNLYGFILPKSSLDSIFARFLQAREESEFAHLLSLGNAYAEVSFIANGRFWRIDTLIMGEDSQYVLDYKSAHLPKEEHYAQVRGYMEFLSALFGRKSVGYLIYPSHTPMCIEVQA from the coding sequence GTGATACAGAGACGAGGAGCAAGTATTATGCAGCAGTTTTTAGCACTCAAGGCAAGCGCAGGAAGTGGCAAGACTTTTGCGCTTTCGCTTCGTTATATTTATTTACTTTGCGCTGGGGCGAAGCCTTGGGAGATTCTCACGCTCACTTTTACCAAAAAAGCCGCAAATGAGATGAAAAGACGTATTACAAATAATCTCAAAGACTTATTAAATGCATGTAAAAATGGGCGTTTGCAGGATAATGATATTTTTAAAGAATTGCAAAAAGAGGGCATAAGCGCGGAATTTTTAGAGCAAAATTTGGGCGCGATTTATGAGGAATTTTTACAGGCAAATGTGCGTATCACAACAATTGATGCATTTTTTTACAACATTTTGCAGAAGTTTTGTTGGTATGTGGGCGTTGGGAATGGCTTTGCAATCGGTAATTATAGCAATAGTGAAATTGACGCGCTGTTTTTAGAATCTCTTTCTGAAACGCAAAGACAGGAAATTTTATCCTTTTTGCTCGAGCAGGATTTGCGGCTTAGCACATTTTTACATCTTTTATCCCAAAGTAATGATGTGCCAAAGCACGAGACAAGCGGTGATTTTAGGGCAATTGCAAAAGAGATTGAAGAAATTTTTAAATTTTTGCAAAAGGAGATTCTTAAATTCCCAGAATTAAGCTCGCCCGCAATGGCTCGTATGACCGAAAAATTTAACATAAGCCAAATAATGTCTCAAAAGTGGGTGTATCAGTTTGAAGATTATCACTATCTAAAAAAATTTAAAACTCAACTTGCGCCACTAATCCCGCACAATAGGAGGCTACAAGAGCTTTTATCGCAGTATGCTTTGCTCAAAGAAGCGCGTATTTTTTCTTTTCTTGCTAAATATATAGGCGCGTATAAAAGGGCGAAAAACCGCTTTTTGCGCGTAAATAACACGCTTTGCTTTGATGATGTGAGTGAAAAAACCTTCGAGTTGCTGCGTCAAAATATTGACTGGGAGTTTTTTTACTTCCGCCTTGATGACAAGATTACGCATATTTTGCTTGATGAGTTTCAAGATACGAGCATTTTGCAATATGAGATTTTGCGCCCTTTGATTGATGAGATTCTCTCTGGCAATGGGCGTATAAATGAGCGCAGTGTGTTTGTAGTGGGGGATAAGAAGCAGAGTATTTATGGCTTTCGTGGGGGTTTTTCAGGTGTGTTTGATAGCGCGTCAAAAAATCTAAAGGTTGAGAAATTGCATTTTAATTACCGCTCAAGCGCGCGCGTGGTAGAGTTTGTCAATAGCGTTTTTGCGCCATTGTATGAAGACTATATCCCTCAAAAGATTCCTAGTGGCACAAATGCGGGTGGTGGCTATGTCAGCGTGCGCGAGGTGGCGTATGATGATGCGTATGAGCGCATTTATGAGTGCTTGTGCGAGCTTCTAGATTCTGGGATAGCCCAAGATGATATTGCGATTTTAGTGGCTAAAAATGACGAGGCGCAAAACCTAAGCGATACAATAAGAGCGCATAATCCGCAAATTGCCGTGCTGACAGAAAGCAGCAGTGAATTTTTCGCGCGATTTCCTTGCAATGCGTTGCTAGAGATTTTGCGCTTCACACAGAACAAAAATGAGCTTAATTTGCTAAATGCTAAAAAACTTTTGGGTTTGAATATTAATGACGCGCTAGAGTTGCCAAAGTTTGAGTCGCAGGCTCATTTTGGGCGCTATGTGTTTGAGATTATAGAATCTCTTAGGCTTGGGGGCGTGATGAGTGCGAAGTTTTTAGAGTGCGCGTGTGAGTTTGAGAGCTTGGAGGAATTTTTAGAGAATTACCAAAGCTACGCAATCTCAACACCAAAGCAAAGCCTAAGAGGTGTTAAAATTATGACAATCCACAAGTCTAAGGGCTTAGAGTTTGAGCATTTAATCGTGTGCGATAGGATTGGCAGGAAATCGAGTGATAAGGGCAAATTTTTGTATGAATATGAGGATATCGCGCTAAAAAATATTTATTACAAACAAGCTGGGCGCGAGAATTTTGAAGCCTCTTACAAAAGGGCGCAACAAAAAGCCAAAGATTTAGAATCCACCGAAGAGCTAAACCGCCTCTATGTTGCACTCACAAGGGCGAAGCAAAGTCTTATTATTCTAAAAAAACGCAAGAAGGAGAAGAGTGCCGCCACCTCGCGTTTTGATATGCTAAATCTCGCACCTTTAGAATCCGGCGCGCTAGCGACAAATACAATGCAAAAAACGCAGGAAATACAGCCAACATTGCAATGCGTGCGCTTACCAAAGCTGGGTGTGCAAAGTGAGTTCGTGCAAGATAAAAGTGCGCAAGTTGCGACGATGCAGGATTTTTCACTTCAAGCAATCACCTATGGAAAGGCGTTGCATAGTTGTTTTGAATATTTTTTAAGCGCGCGTGGATTTGTAGATTTACCCCTCAATAGCGTTACAGAATCTACAAGCCTCAATAACCAAACAACACCGAGTATGTGCGCGCAAGCGGAGCCGAAGCGGAATTTACTCCCACGAGGCGATACGATTGATAATGAAATTCACCACATCATCAAAAATCTCTACGGCTTTATTTTGCCCAAAAGTAGCCTAGATTCTATTTTTGCGCGCTTTTTACAGGCAAGAGAGGAAAGTGAGTTTGCGCATTTGTTATCTTTGGGAAATGCGTATGCGGAGGTATCTTTTATCGCAAATGGGCGTTTTTGGCGCATTGATACGCTTATAATGGGTGAAGATTCTCAATATGTGCTTGATTATAAAAGTGCGCATTTGCCAAAAGAGGAGCATTATGCGCAAGTTAGGGGTTATATGGAGTTTCTAAGCGCGCTATTTGGGCGCAAAAGCGTAGGCTATCTCATCTACCCAAGCCACACGCCAATGTGCATAGAGGTGCAGGCGTGA